From the Mycobacterium sp. DL592 genome, the window TCGGCATGCTGCGGTACTGCCTGCCGCTGTTTCCCGACTCCGCAACGTATTTCCGGCCGGTGATCATCGCGCTGGCCGTAATCGGGATCGTCTACGGCGCGATCCTGGCCATCGGCCAGACCGATGTCATGCGACTGATCGCCTACACCTCGATCAGCCACTTCGGCTTCATCATCCTGGGCATCTTCGTGATGACCAGCCAGGGCCAGGCCGGCTCCACGCTGTACATGGTCAACCACGGCATCTCGACGGCCGCGCTGTTCCTGATCGCCGGATTCCTGGTGAGCCGGCGCGGTACTCGCGTCATCGCCGCCTACGGCGGGGTGCAGAAGGTGGCGCCGGTGCTGGCCGGGACGTTCCTGATCTCCGGTCTGGCAACCCTGTCGCTGCCCGGTCTGGCGCCGTTCATCAGTGAATTCCTCGTTCTCATCGGCACATTCACGCGGTATCCGGCGTTCGCGGTCTGCGCCACCATCGCGCTGGTGCTCTCGGCGCTCTACGTGCTGTGGATGTACCAGCGGATGATGACCGGTCCGGTCACCGAGGGCAACGAGGACGTGCGCGATCTGGGCCGCCGCGAACTGGTGGTGGTGGCCCCACTGATCGCCTTGCTGATCGCGCTCGGGGTGTACCCGAAAATCGCGCTGGATGTGATCAATCCGGCCGTCACGGCGACCCTGACGTCGATCCACCAGTCGGACCCGGCTCCCACAGCCGAATTGTCTTCGCGCGAGGGCTCATCCCCAGCGGAAGGAGCACGGCCATGACGGCGCCCAGCATCGCATACAGCCAGCTGGCACCGATGTTGATCGTCTTCGGTGTGGCGGTGGCGGGCGTACTCGTCGAAGCGTTCCTGCCGCGAAAGCCCCGCTACCGGACGCAGGTCGCGTTGAGCCTGGCCGGTCTGGTGGCCGCGCTGCTCGCGGTCGCCAAGCTGGCCCGTGATCTCGGCGACGGGCTCGGGCAGTCGGCGGTGGCCGGTGCCGTCGACATCGACCGGCCCGCGCTGTTCCTGCAGGGCACCATTGTGCTGATCGGAATTCTCAGTGTGCTGCTGATCGCCGAGCGGCGCGCTCCAGCGGAATCACTCGACGGTGTAGTGGGTTTGGATGCCTTCACCGCGGACGCGTCGACGGTACCGGGCAGCGTGGCCGAGAAGGTGGCCACCAAGGCCGGTCTGATCCAGACCGAGGTCTTTCCGCTGACGATGTTCGCCATCGGCGGGATGATGCTGTTTCCGGCGGCCGGTGACTTCCTGACGATGTTCATCGCGCTGGAGGTTTTCTCGCTGCCGCTGTACCTGATGTGCGGGCTGGCCCGCCGCCGCAGGCTGCTGTCGCAGGAAGCCGCGCTGAAATACTTTCTGCTCGGGGCGTTCTCGTCGGCGTTCTTCCTGTTCGGCGTCGCGATGCTCTACGGGTTCGCCGGCACGATGAGCCTGACCGGCATCCAGCAGGCCATCGCCACCAGTAACGGCGACACCACGCTGGCTCTCGTCGGTACCGGCCTGGTCACCGTCGGCCTGCTGTTCAAAGTCGGTGCGGTGCCGTTCCATTCGTGGGTGCCCGACGTCTACCAGGGTGCCCCTACCCCGATCACCGGGTTCATGGCCGCCGCCACCAAGGTCGCCGCGTTCGGCGCGATGCTGCGGGTGTTCTACGTCGCGCTGCCTGCCCTGCACCACGGCTGGCGGCCGGTGTTGTGGGTGGTGGCCATCTTGACGATGGTCGTCGGCACGATCACCGCGGTCACCCAGACCGACGTAAAGCGGATGCTGGCCTATTCGGCGGTGGCGCACGCCGGGTTCATCATGACCGGCGTGATCGCCGGGAATCGGCCCGGGCTCTCGGCCACGCTGTTCTATCTGTTCGCCTACGCGTTCTCCACGCTGGGCGCCTTCGCGGT encodes:
- the nuoN gene encoding NADH-quinone oxidoreductase subunit NuoN, translated to MTAPSIAYSQLAPMLIVFGVAVAGVLVEAFLPRKPRYRTQVALSLAGLVAALLAVAKLARDLGDGLGQSAVAGAVDIDRPALFLQGTIVLIGILSVLLIAERRAPAESLDGVVGLDAFTADASTVPGSVAEKVATKAGLIQTEVFPLTMFAIGGMMLFPAAGDFLTMFIALEVFSLPLYLMCGLARRRRLLSQEAALKYFLLGAFSSAFFLFGVAMLYGFAGTMSLTGIQQAIATSNGDTTLALVGTGLVTVGLLFKVGAVPFHSWVPDVYQGAPTPITGFMAAATKVAAFGAMLRVFYVALPALHHGWRPVLWVVAILTMVVGTITAVTQTDVKRMLAYSAVAHAGFIMTGVIAGNRPGLSATLFYLFAYAFSTLGAFAVVSVVRDANGAEETSMARWAGLGRRYPIVGVVFSLFLLAFAGIPLTSGFVSKFAVFKAAGQGGAIPLVVVGVVASAIAAYFYVRVIVLMFFTDPPDDAPEVITPSSLSVATITLTAAITFALGALPQPLLNLANNAARFLT